In one Janibacter cremeus genomic region, the following are encoded:
- a CDS encoding thymidine kinase, whose translation MAQLCFFAGTMDCGKSTLALQMDHNHRARGLAGVIFTRLDRSGEARLSSRLGLSTDAVEVGEDLDFWETVVGQLTAGARVDYLVCDEAQFYTPEQVEQLARIVDELDIEVFAFGITSDFRTELFPGSRRLIELADSTQVLQVPALCWCGRRATHNARVVDGVMVVEGEQVVVGDTTEAPEEGEVEYEVLCRRHHMRRMNSTAAHAAAVSADVLPFDLDACPVPPPA comes from the coding sequence GCAAGTCGACCCTGGCCCTCCAGATGGACCACAACCACCGGGCCCGTGGTCTGGCGGGCGTGATCTTCACCCGGCTGGACCGCTCGGGCGAGGCCCGGCTCTCCTCGCGACTGGGCCTGTCCACCGATGCGGTCGAGGTGGGGGAGGACCTCGACTTCTGGGAGACCGTCGTCGGCCAGCTGACCGCCGGGGCACGCGTGGACTACCTCGTCTGCGACGAGGCGCAGTTCTACACCCCCGAGCAGGTCGAGCAGCTCGCCCGGATCGTCGACGAGCTGGACATCGAGGTCTTCGCGTTCGGCATCACCAGCGACTTCCGCACCGAGCTCTTCCCCGGCAGCCGGCGACTCATCGAGCTCGCCGACAGCACCCAGGTGCTGCAGGTGCCGGCGCTGTGCTGGTGCGGCCGCCGGGCCACGCACAACGCCCGGGTCGTCGACGGCGTCATGGTGGTCGAGGGCGAGCAGGTCGTCGTCGGGGACACCACCGAGGCGCCCGAGGAGGGCGAGGTCGAGTACGAGGTGCTCTGCCGTCGCCACCACATGCGCCGGATGAACTCCACCGCCGCCCACGCCGCGGCGGTCTCGGCCGACGTGCTGCCCTTCGACCTCGACGCCTGCCCGGTCCCGCCCCCGGCCTGA